A genomic stretch from Coregonus clupeaformis isolate EN_2021a chromosome 23, ASM2061545v1, whole genome shotgun sequence includes:
- the LOC121536815 gene encoding putative sodium-coupled neutral amino acid transporter 11 isoform X2, protein MNTSIQESGDRDAQQIENGDGKPLLASQKVVGGEAKSSMMSASFNFINSIIGSGIIGLPYSMNQAGLPLGIFLLVLVAFITDYSIILLIKGGNLSGTNSYQSLVRSTFGMTGFLVLSLLQFLYPFIAMISYNIITGDTLTKVFQRLPGVGPGHILAERHFVIAVSTILFTLPLSLFRNISKLGKVSLLSMVLTVFILITVIIRASTLGPQIPPTENAWVFARWNAIQAVGVMSFAFICHHNSFMIYGSLKEQSLSNWSCVTHMSVGSAMIVSILFAVTGYATFTGYTQGDIFENYCGNDDLATFGRFCFGISIITTFPLECFVTREVVSNVFFKGSLNNHAHVAVTLLIVAVCTALSLAYDCLGIVLVLNCFLSSRVL, encoded by the exons ATGAATACATCAATACAGGAAAGTGGAGACAGGGATGCTCAACAG ATTGAGAATGGCGACGGGAAACCGTTGCTTGCTTCACAAAAGGTGGTTGGAGGAGAAGCCAAAAGTTCGATGATGTCAGCCTCTTTTAATTTCATCAATTCGATAATAGGATCTGGAATAATAG GTTTGCCATACTCCATGAACCAGGCTGGCcttccccttggcatttttctccTGGTTTTGGTAGCATTTATTACAG ACTACTCTATCATCTTGTTGATAAAAGGAGGGAATCTTTCAGGGACAAATAGTTACCAGTCACTTGTACGTAGCACTTTTGGTATGACTGGATTTCTGGTTCTGTCTTTATTGCAGTTCCTATACCCTTTCATAG CTATGATCAGCTACAACATTATAACTGGTGACACATTGACCAAAGTATTTCAGAGACTACCTGGAG TTGGACCAGGCCACATACTTGCAGAGAGACATTTTGTCATCGCAGTATCCACTATTCTATTCACATTACCCTTGTCTCTTTTCCGGAATATATCAAAGCTGGGAAAG GTGTCCTTACTGTCCATGGTGTTGACTGTTTTCATCCTCATCACTGTTATCATCAGAGCATCTACCCTAGGACCACaaat TCCCCCTACAGAAAATGCGTGGGTGTTTGCAAGGTGGAATGCGATTCAGGCCGTTGGTGTTATGTCTTTTG CCTTTATCTGCCATCACAACAGCTTTATGATCTACGGGTCTCTGAAGGAACAGAGTCTAAGTAACTGGTCTTGTGTCACCCACATGTCTGTTGGTTCGGCTATGATTGTCAGTATTCTGTTTGCTGTGACTGGCTATGCTACCTTCACTGGGTACACACAAG GTGATATCTTTGAAAACTACTGCGGGAACGATGACCTAGCTACTTTTGGTCGCTTCTGTTTTGGCATCAGTATAATAACAACTTTTCCTCTAGAGTGTTTTGTGACTCGAGAG GTGGTAtccaatgttttttttaaagggtcTCTCAACAACCATGCCCATGTGGCGGTCACCTTGCTCATAGTTGCAGTGTGCACAGCATTATCCTTGGCCTATGACTGTCTGGGTATTGTTCTGGTGTTGAAT TGTTTTTTGTCTTCCAGGGTGTTGTAA
- the LOC121536815 gene encoding putative sodium-coupled neutral amino acid transporter 11 isoform X1, protein MNTSIQESGDRDAQQIENGDGKPLLASQKVVGGEAKSSMMSASFNFINSIIGSGIIGLPYSMNQAGLPLGIFLLVLVAFITDYSIILLIKGGNLSGTNSYQSLVRSTFGMTGFLVLSLLQFLYPFIAMISYNIITGDTLTKVFQRLPGVGPGHILAERHFVIAVSTILFTLPLSLFRNISKLGKVSLLSMVLTVFILITVIIRASTLGPQIPPTENAWVFARWNAIQAVGVMSFAFICHHNSFMIYGSLKEQSLSNWSCVTHMSVGSAMIVSILFAVTGYATFTGYTQGDIFENYCGNDDLATFGRFCFGISIITTFPLECFVTREVVSNVFFKGSLNNHAHVAVTLLIVAVCTALSLAYDCLGIVLVLNGVVSATPLIFIIPSACYLKLSTEHWFQGENRIPCLILIAGVFVMTTGLIMAVMFPEDCSHGAEMFYCATSNLSITPTPPTELLFQNSTQNSR, encoded by the exons ATGAATACATCAATACAGGAAAGTGGAGACAGGGATGCTCAACAG ATTGAGAATGGCGACGGGAAACCGTTGCTTGCTTCACAAAAGGTGGTTGGAGGAGAAGCCAAAAGTTCGATGATGTCAGCCTCTTTTAATTTCATCAATTCGATAATAGGATCTGGAATAATAG GTTTGCCATACTCCATGAACCAGGCTGGCcttccccttggcatttttctccTGGTTTTGGTAGCATTTATTACAG ACTACTCTATCATCTTGTTGATAAAAGGAGGGAATCTTTCAGGGACAAATAGTTACCAGTCACTTGTACGTAGCACTTTTGGTATGACTGGATTTCTGGTTCTGTCTTTATTGCAGTTCCTATACCCTTTCATAG CTATGATCAGCTACAACATTATAACTGGTGACACATTGACCAAAGTATTTCAGAGACTACCTGGAG TTGGACCAGGCCACATACTTGCAGAGAGACATTTTGTCATCGCAGTATCCACTATTCTATTCACATTACCCTTGTCTCTTTTCCGGAATATATCAAAGCTGGGAAAG GTGTCCTTACTGTCCATGGTGTTGACTGTTTTCATCCTCATCACTGTTATCATCAGAGCATCTACCCTAGGACCACaaat TCCCCCTACAGAAAATGCGTGGGTGTTTGCAAGGTGGAATGCGATTCAGGCCGTTGGTGTTATGTCTTTTG CCTTTATCTGCCATCACAACAGCTTTATGATCTACGGGTCTCTGAAGGAACAGAGTCTAAGTAACTGGTCTTGTGTCACCCACATGTCTGTTGGTTCGGCTATGATTGTCAGTATTCTGTTTGCTGTGACTGGCTATGCTACCTTCACTGGGTACACACAAG GTGATATCTTTGAAAACTACTGCGGGAACGATGACCTAGCTACTTTTGGTCGCTTCTGTTTTGGCATCAGTATAATAACAACTTTTCCTCTAGAGTGTTTTGTGACTCGAGAG GTGGTAtccaatgttttttttaaagggtcTCTCAACAACCATGCCCATGTGGCGGTCACCTTGCTCATAGTTGCAGTGTGCACAGCATTATCCTTGGCCTATGACTGTCTGGGTATTGTTCTGGTGTTGAAT GGTGTTGTAAGTGCCAcacctttaattttcatcattcCATCAGCTTGCTACCTCAAGCTTTCAACAGAGCACTGGTTCCAAGGTGAAAACCGCATCCCCTGTCTCATCCTCATAGCTGGTGTCTTTGTCATGACAACTGGTTTGATAATGGCGGTCATGTTCCCCGAAGACTGCTCCCATGGTGCCGAGATGTTTTACTGCGCAACTTCCAACCTCTCCATAACCCCCACACCACCCACTGAGCTACTCTTTCAGAATTCAACTCAGAATTCTAGATGA